The genomic window CCCGTGGACAGCGAGGAGGCCCGCCTCATGATCACCTCCCTCAGGGGTTTTCCCCTCCTCTCCGGCGCCAGGGGGAGCGCTCCCAAGGATATCGATGCCCTGGCCGAGATGGTCTCCCGTGTATCGCTCATGAGCCTCGCCGAGGAGTCCCTGGCGGAACTTGACATCAACCCCGTCTTAGTGCTTGATCAGGGTAAGGGGGCCATCGCTGTGGATGCGGCCGCTATCAGGGGTTCCCGGCCATGACTGCCGTTGCCTGGGCGGTTGCGGGATACCTTTTTGGTTCCATCCCGACCGGCTTCCTCGCCGTCAGGTTCTTGCTCGGGGAGGATATCAGGACCCTCGGATCGGGCAACATCGGGGCCACCAATGTCACCCGTTTCGCTGGGAAGAAATGGGGCGTAGTGGTGGCCCTCTTCGACATGGCGAAGGGGGGGCTCGTCGTCCTCGCCGCCCGCCTGGTTGGAGTGCAGGAGCCCTGGGTGCTGGCATTGGCGGGTTTCGCCGGGGTATTGGGCCATAACTTTCCCCTCTGGTTGAAGTT from Thermovirga sp. includes these protein-coding regions:
- the plsY gene encoding glycerol-3-phosphate 1-O-acyltransferase PlsY encodes the protein MTAVAWAVAGYLFGSIPTGFLAVRFLLGEDIRTLGSGNIGATNVTRFAGKKWGVVVALFDMAKGGLVVLAARLVGVQEPWVLALAGFAGVLGHNFPLWLKFRGGKGVATSFGVIFFWSPIPALVGAVVWYLVMRLSRYVSVGSMVSLATVPVWFILIKGHPAYGWTSAAMAILAVARHRSNIVKLVKKEEDPIRS
- a CDS encoding CoA-binding protein — protein: PVDSEEARLMITSLRGFPLLSGARGSAPKDIDALAEMVSRVSLMSLAEESLAELDINPVLVLDQGKGAIAVDAAAIRGSRP